Below is a genomic region from Candidatus Binatia bacterium.
CCTCGAGCGTGATCGCCAAGCTCGCCAAGGCGTTCAACACGAGCGTGGACGAGATCCAGCGCATCATCGGCGTCTCGCGCGCGACGGGGACGCGCCGGCGCGCGAGCAGCGCCCCGTTGCGGCCGGCGTGGTCGGACCGTGCCTTCCGCATGGCCTCGGCCTACGCGCAGGCGAAGCGCGTCTTCGAGAGCGCGGAGAACGCGCGCGAGTGGTTCAAGGAACCCAATCGCGAGCTGCACGGCGAGCGTCCGATCGATCTGCTCGACACCGACGTCGGAACGCGCGAAGTGCTGCGCTCGCTCGATCGCATCGAGTACGGCATCTACGCGTGACGGGACGCCCGTGATCGCGTGGCGGATCACGAAACGCCGCTATGGTTCCAGGTCGCAGGTTCTGGGAGGCGAGGGCTCGCGCGCCGGCGGACGCTGGAATCGCGCCGGGCTCGCGGTCGTCTACTCGTCGGAGAACTCCTCGCTCGCGCTGCTCGAGAACCTCGTTCGCGCGAGCGAACGGCGCCTTCCGAAATCGCTCGTGGCGGTGCGCATCACGATTCCTGACGACGCTCCGGCGACGCGGGTCGCCGCGGATCGGCTCTCGCCTCGTTGGCGCGACGTAGACGATGCGGGGTGCGTCGCGATCGGCTCCG
It encodes:
- a CDS encoding antitoxin Xre/MbcA/ParS toxin-binding domain-containing protein, whose translation is MISAAETLRTLGQRPPAGRGAERAARDLVRAGMPSSVIAKLAKAFNTSVDEIQRIIGVSRATGTRRRASSAPLRPAWSDRAFRMASAYAQAKRVFESAENAREWFKEPNRELHGERPIDLLDTDVGTREVLRSLDRIEYGIYA
- a CDS encoding RES domain-containing protein, producing the protein MIAWRITKRRYGSRSQVLGGEGSRAGGRWNRAGLAVVYSSENSSLALLENLVRASERRLPKSLVAVRITIPDDAPATRVAADRLSPRWRDVDDAGCVAIGSEWIERGKSLVLRVPSAVNALEENVLLNPRHAQIERCEVSEPIPIRLDPRALSFF